A segment of the Anopheles cruzii chromosome 2, idAnoCruzAS_RS32_06, whole genome shotgun sequence genome:
AGTAATGTAGTAGCAATAGTTGTAGTTGTGTGAAATATTTGCTTGTAGAACtatttgataaattatttcttcttgtttttaCTATAGCTCCGCGGTGGTGTAACGGGCCGTCCCGAGTTGAGGCCACCGTATTGGAACTTACGTTTATCGGCTGGCTTCAGGATTTGGAACGAGCACATCAACGTGTCGTCGACGGACATCATCGCACCTGCacggaaagtggaaaagaaaccgGCGGTCAAATGGTGGAAAGCGCGGCTTTTGGCACACATCATCATAAGACGGCGACGCAACGTACCGGCATTGTCGAACTCTCCGCAGTAGTTGGGAGCGGAGAAGAGTGTTACCAGTTGGCGCTTGGCGAAGAACTCGTACCCGTCTTCGACCACCTGATGCGCCCGGCAGATAAGATCAAAGTCATGCTTGGTTAAAAATTTGCCGACGATCTGGGGACCAAACGGAAGCATTATTGATGAGGCCGCGGCAGTCAGCGACCAAGAGAGCGGTGTACTCACATCTACGCCAAAAGTGAAGCTCACGCCACGATCGTTCTCGCCGTAGCCGTTTGTATCCTTGTCCGGGTCGGACCAGAGAAGATCGCACAGCAGCCCCTGGTCCGGTACGTCCGTCGGCCGCATGATGCGGCGGATCTGTTCCATCGACTGCAAGTCGGGGCTCAGCCCGCCGTGACAGCAGAAAATCTTCTCATCCacgatggccgccaccggcagacAGTTGAAGCAATCGGTGAACGTCTTCCACATCTTGATATTGTAGCGCCGTTTGCACTCATCGTAGAAGCTGCGGTTCCGGGGATAAAAGCGAGGACACGATGTTGTGATGGTATCATTCAGaaaccgggaacccgggaacGTGAACTTGCTTACCCATATATTCTGTTGATGCTGGCGCACTCGTGGTTCCCGCGAAGcaagaaaaagttttccggaTACTTAATCTTGTACGCCAACAGCAGGCAGATCGTCTCCAGCGACTGTTTGCCCCGGTCAACGTAGTCGCCCAAGAATAGGTAGTTCGATTCTGGAGGGAAGCTGCCGTACTCGAACAAACGCAGCAAGTCATAGTATTGGCCATGGATATCGCCtacgaaacacaaaaaagattAACTATTAGTCGATCCATTCTCTC
Coding sequences within it:
- the LOC128267605 gene encoding serine/threonine-protein phosphatase alpha-2 isoform isoform X1 — encoded protein: MSDLELSNIDHLIAMLLEVRGARPGKNVQLSETDIRLLCLKSREIFLSQPILLELEAPLKICGDIHGQYYDLLRLFEYGSFPPESNYLFLGDYVDRGKQSLETICLLLAYKIKYPENFFLLRGNHECASINRIYGFYDECKRRYNIKMWKTFTDCFNCLPVAAIVDEKIFCCHGGLSPDLQSMEQIRRIMRPTDVPDQGLLCDLLWSDPDKDTNGYGENDRGVSFTFGVDIVGKFLTKHDFDLICRAHQVVEDGYEFFAKRQLVTLFSAPNYCGEFDNAGAMMSVDDTLMCSFQILKPADKRKFQYGGLNSGRPVTPPRSYSKNKKK
- the LOC128267605 gene encoding serine/threonine-protein phosphatase alpha-2 isoform isoform X2, yielding MSDLELSNIDHLIAMLLEVRGARPGKNVQLSETDIRLLCLKSREIFLSQPILLELEAPLKICGDIHGQYYDLLRLFEYGSFPPESNYLFLGDYVDRGKQSLETICLLLAYKIKYPENFFLLRGNHECASINRIYGFYDECKRRYNIKMWKTFTDCFNCLPVAAIVDEKIFCCHGGLSPDLQSMEQIRRIMRPTDVPDQGLLCDLLWSDPDKDTNGYGENDRGVSFTFGVDIVGKFLTKHDFDLICRAHQVVEDGYEFFAKRQLVTLFSAPNYCGEFDNAGAMMSVDDTLMCSFQILKPADKRGFQKLIKSSKF